A section of the Methanosarcina mazei S-6 genome encodes:
- a CDS encoding NosD domain-containing protein, translating into MQEAVNSALPGDVIIVKPGSYYDHVTVTTNNLVIRSESGNPEDTVIEGYNPTADVFTIEADNITLEGFTIMGAGANCSGLCLHGCTNCLIDSNTFFNDFRGIYLKSSLNNDILNNIVIKGGRGISIEESNHNSVSKNKVSECGYGINLLNSKDNRISKNTVAGNKDYGILVQSSDSNTFSRNNASENGRGIHIGNSDGNTLSNNKISLNEVHGLFVCPKSDKNLVYNNYFSNTLNVEANNGTSNVYHKSRTKGENIVGGPYIGGNYWATPEGSGFSETAADNNGDGIADEKYLFETSDYFDPLPLIAYKPPEPVLPTANLSINTPEDYAPLSVQFTDLSENATSRTWDFENDGVIDSPDETPVYTYPSPGTYTVNLTAACENGTDTKLITINVGENNVAEIQPESAPGEESMSTTGSQAEQNSEQEGISSIPGFEMLYGIFCLLAIFLYKESTK; encoded by the coding sequence TTGCAGGAAGCTGTAAACAGTGCGCTTCCAGGTGACGTGATTATCGTAAAGCCAGGCAGTTATTACGATCACGTTACTGTAACAACGAATAACCTTGTAATAAGGTCAGAATCAGGCAACCCTGAGGATACTGTAATCGAGGGTTACAACCCGACTGCCGATGTGTTCACGATAGAGGCAGATAATATAACACTTGAAGGGTTCACGATTATGGGAGCCGGAGCTAATTGTTCGGGCTTATGCCTTCATGGGTGCACTAATTGCCTTATTGACAGCAATACATTTTTTAATGACTTCAGGGGAATATACCTGAAATCCTCTTTGAATAATGATATTTTAAATAATATAGTTATCAAAGGTGGCAGAGGGATCAGTATTGAGGAGTCTAACCACAACTCAGTTTCAAAAAATAAAGTTTCTGAATGTGGGTATGGGATCAATCTCCTGAACTCGAAGGATAACAGGATTTCTAAAAATACAGTTGCTGGAAACAAAGATTACGGCATCCTGGTCCAGTCTTCTGACAGCAATACGTTTTCCAGAAATAATGCTTCTGAAAACGGCAGAGGCATTCACATAGGAAACTCTGACGGCAACACACTTTCCAATAACAAGATTTCTTTAAACGAGGTTCACGGTCTTTTTGTCTGTCCGAAAAGCGATAAGAATCTCGTTTATAACAACTATTTCAGTAACACCCTGAATGTAGAGGCAAATAACGGAACTTCAAATGTTTACCATAAGTCCAGGACTAAAGGTGAAAATATCGTAGGCGGGCCTTACATCGGAGGAAATTACTGGGCAACACCCGAAGGGTCAGGCTTTTCGGAAACGGCAGCTGATAACAATGGAGACGGCATTGCTGATGAGAAATACCTTTTTGAAACCAGTGATTACTTTGATCCTTTGCCTCTTATAGCTTACAAGCCCCCGGAACCTGTCCTTCCAACAGCAAACCTGAGCATCAATACTCCGGAGGATTATGCCCCGCTTTCTGTACAGTTCACTGACCTTTCGGAAAACGCAACTTCAAGAACCTGGGACTTTGAAAACGATGGCGTCATTGATTCCCCGGATGAGACCCCGGTTTATACATACCCTTCTCCGGGAACCTATACCGTTAATTTGACCGCAGCCTGTGAGAACGGCACGGACACGAAACTTATAACAATAAATGTCGGGGAAAATAATGTAGCTGAGATACAGCCGGAATCAGCCCCAGGCGAGGAAAGCATGAGCACTACAGGCTCACAGGCAGAGCAGAACTCCGAACAGGAAGGGATCAGCTCTATTCCTGGCTTTGAAATGCTTTACGGGATATTCTGTCTGCTTGCTATATTCCTGTATAAAGAAAGCACAAAATAA
- a CDS encoding class I SAM-dependent methyltransferase produces the protein MNLSSGGILIKPWKAFEMHAEEYDAWYEKYKPAYESELLALKTFTPENPENLKALEVGAGTGRFAASLGLSYGLEPARAMAEIAEKRGIQMVLGVAETLPFKRQSFDLVLIVASLSLFKDPVQALREAAGVLKPGGQIVIGILDRDSLHGDFYESRKKEGRFSSEAKFFSAAEVSGWLTGLGFKEIKICQTLYMQPEKIEHIELPQKGSGTGSFAVISARI, from the coding sequence GTGAATCTTTCATCTGGAGGGATCCTGATAAAGCCCTGGAAAGCCTTTGAGATGCATGCAGAAGAATACGATGCCTGGTATGAGAAATACAAACCTGCATATGAGTCTGAGCTTCTTGCCCTGAAGACCTTTACTCCTGAGAATCCGGAAAACCTTAAGGCTCTTGAGGTCGGGGCCGGAACAGGCAGGTTTGCAGCTTCTCTCGGGCTTTCTTACGGACTCGAACCTGCAAGGGCAATGGCAGAGATTGCAGAAAAAAGAGGCATCCAGATGGTACTCGGGGTTGCAGAAACCCTCCCTTTCAAAAGACAGAGTTTTGATCTTGTTTTGATCGTGGCTTCACTCTCCCTTTTTAAAGACCCGGTACAGGCACTCCGCGAGGCTGCAGGTGTCCTTAAGCCTGGCGGACAGATTGTTATAGGGATACTTGACAGAGACAGCTTGCACGGAGATTTTTACGAGTCGAGGAAAAAAGAGGGTAGGTTTTCTTCAGAGGCTAAATTTTTCTCAGCCGCAGAAGTGTCGGGATGGCTTACAGGTCTCGGGTTCAAAGAAATTAAAATCTGCCAGACACTCTATATGCAGCCTGAAAAAATAGAACATATAGAACTTCCGCAAAAGGGGTCCGGCACAGGAAGTTTTGCTGTGATTTCAGCCAGAATATAA
- a CDS encoding molybdopterin dinucleotide binding domain-containing protein: MDFGSFLKAPEIKVKIVTYRDIFQDKAMIENRFGEEYRDRSAVIKMDSADLKQLNVKKGETVILKNSFGTVVVKAEESGYEPSHRGIAYMPKSPWSNMLVSDETGGTGIPKFKDISVTVTSAKGQKLTELGL; this comes from the coding sequence ATGGATTTCGGATCTTTTCTTAAAGCCCCTGAAATAAAGGTAAAGATTGTAACCTACAGGGATATCTTTCAGGACAAAGCCATGATTGAAAACCGGTTCGGGGAAGAGTACAGGGACCGCTCTGCCGTAATAAAAATGGACTCTGCCGACCTCAAGCAGTTGAATGTGAAAAAAGGTGAAACCGTAATCCTGAAAAACTCTTTCGGAACGGTTGTGGTCAAAGCCGAAGAATCAGGATATGAGCCATCTCACAGAGGCATTGCGTATATGCCTAAAAGCCCATGGTCAAATATGCTTGTCTCGGACGAAACCGGCGGTACGGGAATTCCTAAATTTAAAGACATCTCCGTGACCGTTACCAGTGCGAAAGGGCAAAAACTGACTGAACTTGGGCTTTAA
- a CDS encoding formylmethanofuran dehydrogenase subunit B, whose amino-acid sequence MEKNYYVCTGCGMLCDDIEVDVENNKINKVYTACRIGVAHMKDGKESAAFLVDNKPVDETTAISEAATILKNAKNPLIFGLGTSSNEAQKLAIELAKKTSATLDDASSFSLGEVIEALLNNKTKVCTLDDVRNKADVSIFWGTDPSDSHPRQLSKYAYFPRGTEKQRGWEEERTAICIDVRKSHTAKICGNYFFQIPPGGDAEFIDALIAALAGKLPKTSYNFPPKRILELANILKGAKFGVVFAGRGLVYSLDNLEPLIRLMNALNEKANFHLVPMIRQYNTRGFNENLFKETGYVNSVKFEDGTVKHGPEYSVVESLKEKTVDAALIIGSDPFSILPRSIAKNLLEVPVIVLDPCETLTSRNAKVYISTAIDGVESGGSAIRMDGVKVDFKPAVETKRPSDETVLKKIMEAL is encoded by the coding sequence ATGGAGAAAAACTATTACGTATGCACAGGCTGCGGGATGCTCTGCGATGACATAGAAGTAGATGTTGAAAATAATAAAATAAATAAAGTCTATACTGCCTGCAGGATAGGGGTAGCCCACATGAAAGACGGGAAGGAAAGTGCCGCTTTCCTGGTAGACAATAAACCCGTAGACGAAACAACTGCTATCAGCGAGGCTGCAACTATCCTGAAGAATGCAAAAAACCCTCTTATTTTCGGGCTTGGGACTTCCAGCAACGAAGCCCAGAAACTTGCGATCGAGCTTGCAAAAAAAACCAGTGCAACTCTGGATGATGCTTCTTCATTTAGCCTTGGTGAAGTAATTGAAGCTCTCCTTAACAACAAAACCAAGGTCTGCACTCTTGATGATGTAAGGAACAAAGCCGATGTTTCTATTTTCTGGGGAACAGACCCTTCGGACTCTCACCCGCGTCAACTTTCTAAATACGCCTATTTCCCCAGGGGGACTGAAAAGCAGAGAGGCTGGGAAGAAGAGAGGACTGCAATTTGCATAGATGTCCGGAAGTCACATACTGCAAAGATCTGTGGGAATTATTTCTTCCAGATCCCTCCTGGAGGAGATGCCGAGTTTATTGACGCCCTTATTGCAGCGCTTGCCGGAAAGCTCCCAAAAACCTCTTACAACTTCCCCCCCAAGAGAATCCTTGAGCTGGCAAATATCCTCAAAGGAGCAAAATTCGGCGTAGTTTTCGCAGGGCGTGGTCTTGTTTATTCTCTGGATAACCTCGAACCTCTTATCCGGCTCATGAACGCCCTGAACGAAAAAGCAAACTTCCATCTCGTACCCATGATAAGACAGTACAATACACGGGGCTTTAATGAAAACCTCTTTAAGGAAACCGGGTACGTGAACAGTGTAAAATTTGAAGACGGGACTGTGAAACACGGGCCGGAATATTCTGTCGTTGAATCTCTTAAAGAAAAAACAGTTGATGCCGCACTTATCATTGGTTCGGACCCGTTCTCAATCCTTCCCAGGTCTATTGCAAAGAACCTGCTTGAAGTCCCCGTGATCGTGCTCGACCCCTGTGAAACCCTCACATCCAGAAATGCAAAAGTTTACATCAGCACTGCAATCGATGGAGTAGAGTCAGGAGGAAGTGCAATACGTATGGACGGGGTGAAGGTTGACTTTAAGCCTGCCGTTGAGACAAAACGCCCTTCGGATGAAACAGTTCTCAAAAAGATAATGGAGGCTCTCTGA
- a CDS encoding (Fe-S)-binding protein, with protein MTNAMELYQMLPKTNCKKCGKTSCMAFAVALMARELTPEDCPPLKEEPKYKESYEKLSEIFKPSEGATETGLIVHEDLCFGCGNCVVACPPNVANDPYGVGSGKAPTNPGRLVLTVEDGVVKAQNLGECRRFGKNKILCNGCIVTCPVEAIEFV; from the coding sequence ATGACAAATGCAATGGAACTCTATCAGATGCTTCCAAAGACTAACTGCAAAAAATGTGGAAAAACCTCATGTATGGCTTTTGCAGTTGCCCTTATGGCCCGCGAGCTGACACCAGAGGACTGCCCGCCCCTGAAAGAGGAACCCAAATATAAAGAAAGTTATGAAAAACTCAGCGAGATTTTCAAGCCTTCGGAAGGAGCAACCGAAACCGGACTTATAGTTCATGAAGACCTCTGTTTTGGTTGCGGGAACTGCGTGGTTGCCTGCCCTCCGAATGTAGCAAATGACCCCTACGGAGTGGGCTCGGGAAAAGCCCCAACGAATCCTGGCAGGCTTGTCCTGACTGTTGAAGATGGAGTTGTGAAAGCCCAGAACCTGGGGGAGTGCCGCAGATTCGGGAAGAACAAGATCCTCTGTAATGGCTGTATAGTGACCTGCCCTGTAGAGGCAATCGAGTTTGTGTGA
- a CDS encoding ferredoxin-thioredoxin reductase catalytic domain-containing protein, with amino-acid sequence MSEHDELKDKMYEWTEKYANKAGFKLNPDKEALDYVLDGLASRVERFGRRYCPCRIVTGDESEDKKIVCPCVYHKDEIEKDGNCHCELFFKPS; translated from the coding sequence ATGAGTGAACACGATGAATTAAAAGATAAGATGTACGAATGGACAGAAAAATATGCAAACAAGGCAGGCTTCAAGCTTAATCCGGACAAAGAAGCCCTTGACTACGTCCTTGACGGGCTCGCTTCAAGGGTAGAAAGGTTCGGCAGGCGTTATTGCCCCTGCAGGATAGTAACCGGGGATGAGAGCGAGGACAAGAAAATAGTTTGCCCCTGCGTATACCATAAGGATGAAATTGAAAAAGACGGGAACTGTCACTGCGAACTTTTCTTTAAGCCTTCCTGA
- the hdrA2 gene encoding CoB-CoM heterodisulfide reductase HdrA2: MRIGVYVCHCGLNIAGVIDVSALEEMAGELEDVVLAREVQFLCSDSGQEGIIKDIKDNKIDRVVIAACSPRLHEKTFRHVMEKADLNPYLMEMVNIREQCSWVHADDPQMATQKAFDLIRMGVAKARFLRELSATSSKASRNVLIIGGGVAGIEAALNLAEAGFPVTMVERESTIGGKMALMNEVFPTNDCSICVLAPKMTEVQNHPNITLYTYSEVTDISGSVGKFHVRVTRKPRFVLEDKCKGCVDLCSEVCPVEIENPMNYGIGKSRAIYMPIPQSVPQVVLIDPDHCVGCGLCQLACPAEAVDYEQKPEEIEFEAGAVIVSTGYQLFDASRKKEYGFGKYPDVITNMQLERMLNSAGPTGGRVLVPSTGQPPESVAFIQCVGSRDKTVGNEHCSRVCCMAALKNSQMVKERYPGTDITIHYIDIRAAGEMYEEYYARTQGMGVDFIRGKVAEVYAGEDGRPVVRYENTLESRVEEEAHDLVVLSTGYEPSKAAEGIGRMLNLARRPDRFFASAHPKMRPVDAPVSGVFLAGCASGPKEIQVSIAQGSACASKVMQLLGTGELEADPMGAHVDPDKCIGCRTCVEVCKFGKISIVDKKAVVDEVSCYGCGDCSAACPVGAIQMRNFENEQILAQVRAATAHKSQCPFVVAFLCNWCSYACADLTGMSRIHYPTNIRVIRTMCSARINPEFVLEALKGGADGVLVAGCRMDECHYIHGNFDAKKRMDVLKEIIKEIGLDPKRLRTLWISAAEGERFSNTITEFVKELEEIGPIGSELKREYTATGLEEVAK; the protein is encoded by the coding sequence ATGAGAATCGGAGTCTACGTTTGCCATTGCGGACTGAATATTGCAGGAGTAATTGATGTTTCAGCCCTTGAAGAAATGGCAGGTGAACTGGAAGATGTGGTGCTTGCCCGGGAAGTACAGTTTCTATGTTCCGATTCCGGACAGGAAGGCATCATAAAGGACATAAAAGATAATAAAATCGACAGGGTTGTGATAGCAGCCTGTTCCCCAAGGCTGCACGAAAAAACATTCAGGCATGTCATGGAAAAAGCTGACCTCAACCCTTACCTTATGGAAATGGTAAACATAAGGGAGCAGTGCTCCTGGGTACACGCGGATGACCCCCAGATGGCGACCCAGAAGGCTTTTGACCTGATAAGGATGGGAGTTGCAAAAGCCCGTTTCCTTAGGGAATTGAGTGCGACAAGCTCTAAAGCCAGCAGAAATGTCCTTATCATAGGCGGAGGAGTTGCAGGAATAGAAGCCGCCTTAAACCTCGCAGAAGCCGGCTTTCCCGTAACCATGGTAGAAAGGGAATCCACAATCGGGGGCAAAATGGCTCTCATGAATGAGGTATTCCCCACAAACGACTGTTCTATCTGCGTGCTTGCCCCCAAAATGACTGAAGTTCAGAACCACCCCAACATTACTCTTTATACATATTCTGAGGTCACAGATATCTCAGGTTCCGTTGGAAAATTCCATGTTAGGGTCACACGCAAACCCAGGTTCGTTCTTGAAGACAAATGTAAAGGCTGTGTTGACCTTTGCTCAGAGGTCTGTCCCGTAGAAATAGAAAACCCCATGAACTATGGGATTGGGAAGTCCAGGGCAATCTATATGCCAATTCCGCAGTCAGTCCCGCAGGTAGTACTTATAGATCCTGACCACTGTGTGGGCTGCGGGCTCTGCCAGCTTGCATGTCCTGCAGAGGCTGTGGACTACGAGCAGAAACCCGAAGAAATAGAGTTCGAAGCAGGGGCAGTGATTGTTTCAACAGGCTACCAGCTCTTTGATGCTTCCCGGAAAAAAGAGTACGGGTTTGGAAAATACCCTGATGTCATAACGAATATGCAGCTTGAAAGGATGCTGAACTCTGCGGGACCCACAGGTGGGAGAGTCCTTGTGCCTTCAACAGGTCAGCCTCCAGAGAGTGTCGCATTTATTCAGTGTGTCGGGTCAAGGGACAAAACCGTAGGCAACGAACACTGTTCAAGAGTCTGCTGCATGGCAGCCCTTAAAAATTCCCAGATGGTTAAGGAACGCTATCCTGGTACTGATATCACGATCCACTATATAGATATCCGGGCTGCAGGGGAGATGTATGAAGAATATTACGCCAGGACGCAGGGGATGGGTGTGGACTTCATCCGGGGAAAGGTCGCTGAGGTCTACGCCGGCGAAGACGGAAGGCCTGTTGTCCGCTACGAAAATACTCTTGAGTCCAGAGTTGAAGAAGAAGCTCACGACCTTGTTGTGCTTTCCACAGGGTACGAGCCGAGCAAAGCCGCAGAAGGAATTGGCAGGATGCTTAACCTTGCCCGGCGCCCTGACCGCTTTTTTGCAAGCGCACACCCGAAAATGCGCCCTGTTGATGCGCCGGTGAGCGGAGTCTTCCTTGCAGGCTGCGCCTCGGGGCCCAAAGAAATCCAGGTCTCCATAGCTCAGGGCAGTGCCTGTGCTTCCAAAGTTATGCAGCTCCTGGGCACGGGAGAACTTGAAGCCGACCCCATGGGTGCACATGTTGACCCTGATAAGTGTATAGGCTGCAGGACATGTGTTGAAGTCTGCAAGTTCGGAAAGATAAGCATTGTCGATAAAAAGGCTGTCGTTGACGAGGTTTCGTGCTACGGCTGCGGTGACTGCAGTGCTGCATGCCCGGTAGGTGCAATCCAGATGCGGAACTTTGAAAATGAGCAGATTCTTGCGCAGGTCAGAGCTGCGACAGCTCATAAGTCCCAGTGCCCCTTTGTTGTCGCTTTTCTCTGCAACTGGTGCAGTTATGCCTGTGCAGACCTTACCGGAATGTCCAGGATACATTACCCGACAAACATCAGAGTTATCCGTACCATGTGTTCTGCCAGGATAAACCCGGAGTTCGTCCTTGAAGCCCTCAAAGGCGGAGCTGACGGTGTGCTTGTTGCGGGCTGCAGGATGGACGAATGCCATTATATTCATGGAAATTTTGATGCGAAAAAGCGCATGGACGTTTTAAAAGAGATCATAAAGGAAATAGGGCTTGACCCGAAAAGGCTCAGGACACTCTGGATCTCGGCTGCAGAAGGAGAACGTTTCTCGAACACGATTACCGAGTTTGTAAAGGAACTTGAAGAAATAGGGCCCATAGGGAGTGAACTCAAACGGGAATACACCGCAACCGGACTCGAGGAGGTGGCTAAATGA
- a CDS encoding 4Fe-4S dicluster domain-containing protein: MSEKLPEHPGECPEKCPDQEIHVCNGCCGTGEGEEPEIGENEVSGPDSEDLEFEEPEAAVSGDSEGEEQEKITVTTSMDIQGTHFIYTQATEKSLKILDYDYKRCNGCGICAEICPTKALEMGPLHEIATGLDAPAVMMDLEKCTFCRMCSNLCPVHAISFEAVGEVPDEKQYPKYDTFVNINEKCLPCLLCEGACPQDAIEVEFTFPKKEEIAPFKEGVEGEIEIDLEKCNFCGICAKFCDAVILLEREPTPDNPVPFEQILVDTDRCDYCVLCQDICPEEAIKVKGERPCEAPEVGGKVKVDDLKCTQCARCQAVCPYEAVDLQKPMEGKLSLIEVNLKECDPQGCRGCFNVCPSDLWYVPTDPEDPRKIAFAEEYCMYCGACVKACHLDAIKVERTDVHHTEIPDTPWATQWRDAIESLKTGSRKGVDRAVFRETETLKAQKFMGIEPPCTDEEALAAVQAKIDSLIPVLKSAKVRKLWETDSPENTAAAVKKKIEG; the protein is encoded by the coding sequence ATGAGCGAGAAACTTCCGGAACATCCCGGAGAATGTCCCGAAAAATGCCCGGACCAGGAAATTCACGTATGTAACGGGTGCTGTGGTACCGGAGAAGGAGAAGAGCCTGAAATAGGAGAAAACGAGGTTTCGGGTCCGGATTCTGAAGATTTAGAATTTGAAGAGCCTGAAGCTGCAGTTTCCGGGGACAGCGAGGGTGAGGAACAGGAAAAGATCACGGTCACAACCAGTATGGACATTCAGGGAACTCATTTCATTTACACTCAGGCTACTGAGAAGTCCCTCAAAATCCTCGATTACGATTACAAGCGTTGCAATGGCTGCGGTATCTGTGCGGAAATCTGCCCTACAAAAGCCCTTGAAATGGGGCCGCTGCATGAGATCGCAACCGGGCTTGATGCCCCTGCCGTGATGATGGACCTTGAGAAATGTACATTCTGCAGGATGTGCTCAAACCTCTGCCCTGTGCATGCCATTTCTTTTGAAGCGGTCGGAGAGGTCCCTGATGAAAAACAGTACCCTAAATACGATACCTTTGTAAATATCAATGAAAAATGCCTGCCCTGCCTCCTCTGTGAAGGAGCCTGCCCGCAGGACGCAATAGAAGTGGAATTCACTTTTCCGAAAAAGGAAGAGATCGCTCCATTTAAAGAAGGTGTGGAAGGTGAGATTGAAATTGATCTCGAAAAATGCAACTTCTGCGGGATCTGTGCTAAATTCTGCGACGCGGTTATCCTGCTTGAGCGCGAACCCACTCCTGACAACCCTGTACCTTTTGAGCAGATCCTTGTTGATACGGACAGATGTGACTACTGTGTGCTCTGCCAGGATATCTGCCCTGAAGAAGCAATAAAGGTTAAAGGGGAACGCCCCTGTGAAGCCCCAGAGGTTGGAGGAAAAGTAAAAGTAGACGACCTGAAATGTACCCAGTGTGCCCGGTGCCAGGCTGTCTGTCCTTATGAAGCTGTTGACCTCCAGAAGCCCATGGAAGGGAAACTGAGCCTTATCGAGGTTAATTTGAAGGAATGCGATCCCCAGGGCTGCCGCGGCTGCTTTAATGTCTGCCCCTCGGATCTCTGGTACGTGCCGACAGACCCTGAAGATCCGCGCAAGATAGCTTTTGCCGAGGAGTACTGCATGTACTGCGGAGCCTGTGTGAAAGCCTGCCACCTTGATGCCATAAAGGTGGAAAGAACTGATGTCCACCACACCGAAATTCCTGATACTCCCTGGGCAACCCAGTGGAGGGATGCGATCGAGTCCCTGAAAACCGGCTCAAGAAAAGGAGTTGACCGCGCAGTCTTCAGGGAAACGGAAACCCTCAAAGCCCAGAAGTTTATGGGTATAGAGCCTCCGTGTACTGATGAAGAGGCGCTTGCAGCCGTGCAGGCAAAAATCGATTCTCTCATTCCTGTACTCAAAAGCGCAAAAGTCAGGAAGCTCTGGGAAACCGACTCCCCGGAAAATACTGCTGCAGCAGTTAAAAAGAAGATTGAGGGCTGA
- a CDS encoding universal stress protein: protein MGFFMGNVSFKKIMIATDGSVCSRMAANHAIEIARLSGGTVYAVYVVSTDYFSSMAVDLDWERMREVLKKEGVQAVNYVAGTGEMGGVKVEPVLLEGHPAAELIRYSREEKMDIIVMGSLGKTGLDRLLLGSVAENMVRHSKIPVLVVKEKCVSEN, encoded by the coding sequence ATGGGATTCTTCATGGGAAATGTTAGTTTTAAGAAAATAATGATTGCAACCGATGGCTCTGTCTGTTCCAGGATGGCTGCCAATCATGCCATAGAAATAGCACGCCTGAGCGGAGGGACTGTTTACGCAGTCTATGTTGTATCAACGGATTATTTTTCTTCTATGGCGGTAGACCTGGACTGGGAAAGAATGCGCGAAGTTTTGAAAAAAGAAGGTGTCCAGGCTGTAAACTATGTAGCAGGAACAGGTGAAATGGGAGGAGTAAAGGTAGAGCCTGTCCTGCTTGAAGGGCATCCGGCAGCCGAACTTATCCGCTATTCCAGAGAGGAAAAAATGGATATCATTGTCATGGGCAGCCTGGGAAAAACCGGACTTGACAGGCTCCTTCTGGGCAGCGTTGCGGAAAATATGGTCAGGCACTCAAAGATACCTGTTCTGGTTGTAAAGGAAAAGTGCGTATCTGAAAATTGA
- a CDS encoding nuclear transport factor 2 family protein: MKADSETEKAVMDVLKKFAESYAKHDLESAMSLIAPDDDVVIYGTGADEKCMGSEAIKSQFERDWSQIEEPGLEYKWISVSAVGNVAWASMDAVFKAKIDGRKTKFSSRITEVFEKRENRWLIVQGHFSFPDQSQFFD; this comes from the coding sequence ATGAAAGCAGACAGTGAAACAGAAAAAGCAGTCATGGATGTTCTGAAAAAATTTGCCGAGAGTTATGCAAAACACGACCTGGAAAGTGCAATGTCTCTTATTGCACCTGATGACGATGTCGTTATATACGGCACTGGTGCAGATGAAAAGTGTATGGGCTCTGAAGCTATTAAATCCCAGTTTGAGCGCGACTGGTCTCAAATTGAAGAACCTGGTCTCGAATATAAATGGATATCAGTTTCCGCGGTTGGCAATGTAGCATGGGCATCTATGGATGCCGTTTTCAAGGCGAAGATTGACGGGAGAAAAACTAAATTTTCTTCAAGGATTACAGAAGTTTTTGAGAAACGCGAAAATAGATGGCTCATAGTGCAGGGACATTTTTCTTTCCCGGACCAGAGCCAGTTTTTTGATTAA